A stretch of DNA from Spirosoma endbachense:
GTAAATCTTCCGGGCCATCCTCTTTGAGCCGGAAGCCGAGCAAGGCTAAGGAGTCATCATGAAAAACCTCAAAGCATTCAGGATCCGGTAAAAAGTTGTTACAGGTAGCAACCGTTGGATCGAGCCAGGATAGCCCTGTTACCCCCATGTGTGAGGCAACCAGGGGTATAGGTGTAAACCCTTCCTCGTTTATAAGCTTTTCCCGGAATCGGTACCACTGGCGACGCGCTTGAATACTCATGTGCTTGAGGTCGATTAAGATTCGATCTTCCTCATCGGTCTGTCGAAGCGCTGTTCGGATGAAGTTAAGTCCTTCGTCAGTAATTCGGTTACCGTGGGGATTGAATCCACCTGCGTTCGGGTTAGTACCGTCACCAGCGAACCGGCCCGGTACGCCAAAGGCATGATTTGTTAAACAGTTAGTTGTGTGATGAGTGACTGTGATATACAGTAATCGGGGAACTTCACTACGAAAAGCCGCCTGCTTCCAATCGGCAAGGGCCTGGGTTACCTCAGCCCGATGGAGTAGCGTTTCCTGGTCGAGGACATTGACGCGGCCATAAAAATTATGCCCCCCTTCCATGTTTACCAGGATGTTAATGACATCCGGGCCAGGATCAATATCATCAAAGCTATTAACGATCTGACACCGAAATGGGCCAAAATTTCGATTGCCAAAGTCCTCGACAACAGCCAATTCACGCTGCAAGAGCGTATGATAACTAATGGCATCCGGTCGGTTGGTATCGCCAATTTCTTGCAACTGGCCAATATTCATGCCCTCAATAAACCGTAGTACGCGATTAAAACCGCAAAACTTCAGGTTCGCATAGGAGTTCTCCATGGCAAAGAGCGTCGCTACTACCACTTTGGCGCCACCTGGATCGGCCCTGTTAATATGAGTTAGGCAGGATTGAGAATCCAGAATCGTTTCTAATGGTTTGCCAAAGGCATTAATCACCACTTGTTGAACAAAGTTTACGTTCCCCGGATTGATTTTTACCGTAAATACTTGATCCGGTTGAAACCCTTTTATCCAGGTGGGCCGTAGAAACGGATGGCAATGCAGATCAAAATAAGGCATATAGGAAGGTCGTTAGGGTTTGATATAGTACCGGCTAAGCACAACGGAACCAGCAAGCCTAAATTACCTTATGGAAATGGGTAAGCACAAGGGGGGATTTCCCCTTTTCTACGGGGAAATTGGCTTCTTTTGAAAAGTATTGCTTTTCGAGCTTCACTTCCGTCACGATTTCGCCCCCTACCATTCGTTAACTTTATAACTTGCCAGCTCTCATTATGTCGGGGATGGCAGAACACAGTAAAATCAGCTTGATACTTATTTTCTTATCTCATACCATAATTCTACCATTCCGCTTTTATAGGCTGTCACCTCTTTTAGGTGCAATGTTTGTTCTTGTCCAATTTGGTTGAAAAACAATGTCCCTTCACCTAAAATAATAGGCATAATGGACAGCCTTATTTCATCCGCTAAGTTTAACCGAAGGAAATCTTTGGCCAGTATGGCACCACCTACAAGCCAGATATTTTTATAGTTTGGCTTTAATCGTTCGATTATTAGCTTGTTTAGATCGCCGGCATACAATTCAATGTTTTTTCGCTCAATCGGTAGGCTTCGATGAGTCACTACTATTGTTGGTATATCTCCGTAAGCCCATCCATACGATTTTGACAGTTCCAAAGCGTGTTCGTATGTCCGAGAACCCATTATATAGCAGTCAATTGTTTTGAGAAATTCCTGGGTGGCTTGCTCCGTAACTTCAACTCCTTTCTCATAATAGTCCGCTGTATCAAACCATGAAACGCTATTGTCTTTTTTGGCGATAATGCCGTCAAGACTGGAGACCATATGGATGGTCATTGTAAAGGCTTCTGCTTTCATAGATGTGTCATTGATAATACTTCTCTTCGTACTAATGAAAGAATATCTTTCTTTTACCTAATCTGGCCATTCTGCTTTTATTCGCTTTACATAGTTGCGGGGGCTGCGACAAAACTTAATTGTATAATGAACACCCTGAAATAAACTCTGACTCGGCATTCACCTGATCTGTATTTTTTCAGGATAAATACCCTCTATATCAACAGTTTACATCAGCCTACGTACACGTTTATGGTTTACCTGGCAGCCTGCCTGAAGCCGAACAAGTTGCATTTTTCGGTAACCATATTGAAAGGTCAGCAGGTATTGCTCATCCAACACAGGCTGGTAGTAGTAGGCTGACCAATGCAGACCCAACCACTAACATTGTTGCCGAAGGCTATCTATAGCAGTTGGATCGAGTGGTAAACAGTCTTAAACAAGACTCATTGGGGTAACCGCTCAGGCGACCCGGTTTTTTTCAATGAAAGTCAGCTCCATCTGTGAGTACCAAATCAGTTCATATAGCAGGGCAACATCAGGCACAGTAGTTGTCGAAACTGCCTTTTGAGTTGGTAAAAATAGCGCCGGTGCAGCCACCATAAATTGCTTTACCCAATCACGAATCTGGTTGGGCCGGTTGGCCGGTGCCATGTAGTTCATGACGCTTGCTGATAATAGCTAACGTGTCTTTTTCTTTGAGCAATTCAAGGACAACTTTGAGCTTAAAGTCGGCAGTAAATTTTCGTTTGTTTTTGCCTTTCATATCAGGTCTAAAGTTAGCCCGTTATCCAATTTAGCAAGTAGTTCTAACTATGGGGGCACACTAAGCCATATTATATAGCTACAATCCATGCTCCTGGGCAAAATTGATCAGTTCTGAAAGGTGCGTTATACCTAGCTTACGGTAAATGTTCTTGCGATGTGATTTCACGGTTTCTACACCAACGAACAACTTATGGCTGATTTGTGGATTGCTGAGCCCCAGTCGAAGCAATTTGATAATCTTGATTTCAGTGGGTGTAAGTTTGAAACGTACGACAAAGCTATCGTCAGCATGAAGATCGGTAGTGGGGGGGCTCGGGAAGATACGTTCTCCGGCCAGTACGCGCCGGATGGTATCGAGCATCGCTGGTACGCGAACATGTTTAAGCAGATAGGCAGCAGCGCCAGCTTCATAACACTCATTAATGAACCGTCGATAACCGTACATCGTTAGCATTATCGTTTTAACCGAGGGGAAGGTGGCTGATAATTGCCTGGCACATTCAAGGCCATTGGGGACAGGTAGGTTGATGTCCAGCAACACGATGTCCGGGCTATGTTCATGGACGGCAGGCAGTACATCACTACCCCGGAATACCTGCGCTACGACCGTTACTGAGGGATCTGCCTGGGTGAGCTGTAAGGCTAGACCATCGCTGAAAAGAGCATGATCATCAGCTAAGAGAACGCGGATTGATTCAGGGAAGGTGTGCGTCATATGGTATTTCAAGCCGAATGGTGGTGCCTGCTACCGATGTATCAACAGCCATCAGTCCTCGTAACCATTCGGTACGTGAAGCTACACTTTTCAGCCCAATTCCATTCATAGAGTCCGTGTTTTTAGTGGGGAATCCCCTACCATTATCTTCGATGGTAACATTCAACAGATCAGGATGATATACTAACTGAACAACCGACTCAGTAGCCTGGCTATGGCGCACTACGTTGTTCATTAATTCCAAGATAGCACGGTATAAAGTCAACTCCGCTAGTTGAGAAAGCGGGACGGTTTCACCTGCACTTATAAACAAAAACTTAATTCCTGATGAATCTTCTAACCGACGTGCGGCTTCTCCTACCGCACCAGCCAGCCCAAGCGTCATCAATTCATCGGGCATTAGATTGTGCGACACCGCTCGTACGTCGGTAATAATCTGATCGAGGAAATTGTGTGCATCGGAGCTGTTGGTGGGAAGTTTACCACGCAGGGCAATTAGCGAGGTGCCGATGTCATCGTGCAGATCTTTGGCAATACGTCGGCGTTCGGTTTCCTGGGCGTTGAGGAGTTGTTCGGCATACTGCTGGTGTATCGTACTAACCGCCGTTAACGACTCTTCTTTCTCTCGAATTAACTTAAAGCCAATACCAATGCCTAACACGATGATCTGAACAAATGGAATAGCATAACCAAACTTATAAAATACCCAACTTATATCGACCGAAAACAACACCGTAATGGCAAACCAGCTAATGCTTATCAGCAGGGGTAAAAAGCTAATTAAATAGATCAGGGCTTCATATTTTCGACGAGCTAGTCCAAAAACAACAAGGCCTAATATGAGAACCTCTATAACTAGGCCAACGATAGCTATAATGGATGAGTTTGTAAAACTGAACGGCAGGATCAATACATAAATGGCTGCTGAGAGTGAGAGTAAGGAAATAATTTTTATACCAATAATCCATTTCCGCTTCAATAGACTCCGAAGGAGCAAAAACTCAATCGTAAAGTTTACTTGTGCAAATCCAGCTATACCAAACATAACCAAATGCGTGTTCTCTCCCAATAGAGGGATATTGGGTAAATAATGATCCCAGATACCTACCATGCCCATAAAAGCAATTCCGTAGCTTACGGTATAAATCGCATAGTAGCATAACAGACTTTTTTTGGTTGCCAGAAACAATGATAAGCTGGTTAAAAACGCAATGAGCAAAATGCCTGAGCCCAGCGAGATTAGCAGATCGAATGAAAACCCGTATTTTATAAATTCAGGCTGGTTGTAGAGCGTAATGGGTAACATCAATACACTCTTCTCACGGATTGCTCTGCAATAAAGGGTTAGAGTTTGGTTCGGCTTTATGACCACTGGAAAGGCAAACATTCGGTGAGCCATTGGCCGATCAACAATCGGGGTTCTACGGCTAATGTGTTCTTTCCTGTAGCGTACGTTTCGCTGCTCATCCACAAGGAAGAAGGCAAGGTCGTCGATATAGACAAAGTCCACGCCAAATACTAACACCTGTTCATGGTTCGCTTCATTTCGGATTTGGCATCGGACCCAATGGGCCCAGGGAGCAAATCCTATATTTAGTATCTGTTTATCAATCAACTGAAAATCATACTGATTAGCCGTGTCGGATAAAAGAGCCTCAATTGTTACGGTTTGAGAGGTATCACTAAAATACGCGGCATGCCCAAAGAGTGTATTTTTTTCAAAACGGTCATCAATCCGCAATACACTTGGGTTATGCTGTGCCATAGTGGTATGGCTACCCCATAAAAACAGAAAGCACAGGCATGTACGTACCAGCATGATCGTAATAGTAAAACCGAAAGCACAAGCAAAGAAAAAATAGTTTACGGACACAAAAAATCCCCCGGTTGGGGGATAGGATGCGGCTTTGGGGCATGCCAATTTTGTGACGGTCAAAGGCTTTGTTTCAGAGTATCTACGATTGTTCGATGGGCAAACAAATCTGTCAACTAACCAAACGTTCATCAAGTCATTTTGTACGCAGCTAACAGAGGCTTTCAGCTAACTATCCACACCTTTCTGATTATTAAAAAGTTCCACAATGCATAGGACACGGTTTATTATTAATCGTTCCTTTGTCCTAAACCCTTTAAAGGCAGCCTATGAGAAGTAGAGTAAAAAAACTACCTTTCACTGGCTGCCTATAAAGGGTTCAGGACACCCAGACAACATAATACATATCCTTGAAATAACTTCAGGATCCGGAAAGGTTATTTCAATGCAACATACGCCCTATTAAGTCAGAACTAAACCGGTTCAACGAGTAGGCTCATCCAAATAGAGGTACAATTCTTTAATGAGCCCATTCTCAATAAGGGCAATATCCATTCCACTGGCAGCAGGTTTCGCATTGGCGGGTCCAAGTGTCCAGGCGGCATGGCTAACGCCGTGGTTGGCTACTACTGCCTTTGTTAGGATAAAGACAAATTCAGATGGCCATTGCCCCTGTAGTTTCTGTATGAGTGAATCAATCGCCTGATGACCTGTTATAGCGGGGCCATTATCCGCTTCATAAAAAACAATGTCGGCTGCATAAATCCGTAACAATTTCCTTCAACTGCTGCTCCTGGTCACGTTTACTCCAAACCTTTAGAAGACTATCTTCCAATACTTGTGCTGCTTTATTGTCCATATTTAGTTGCTTTTATTCAAAATCTAAACCTCCCAGAGTAGTGCGATAAAACAAAAATATCTGTCAGGTTTGACCATCTTCTCTCAAATTAAAGACAGTGTCAACGAGCCTATAGCTGCCTAAAAAGCGTAGTTCTCTTCGCAAGTGGAAGTATCTATTTCCTGAGCTAGTTTCTAACACTAAGAGTTAGCAGAATCGATAAAGCTTTCCCAAAAATGACTAGTTCCTTATTATTGACGAGTAGCATTCAAGGGCTATAAACCCGACCGTTTAATCAGTTCATGACAGGCTAAAACACGTACAGCTAGTAAATTGCTTTCTGCGTAATGACAAAACAGCAGGAACCATTTAAGGCTATGGCGAATCAGACGTAAATTCTATTTTCTTTACCCTATCAACCAGAAGCCACCTGGCAAACTATAATCATCCTGTAAATGGGCTACTTTATCACGTTCCTGATTGGCGTTTTGCTGCTTTTAGGTTCATTGTATTTGTTTTCTACCTCAATTAATTTTATTAAGGCAGGCACCCGTACGCTGGCTACGGTTGAAAAGCTTGTTCAGGAAAGTGGCAAAAAAGGCAAATCCACCTACAGGCCTATTTTTCGATTTACTACGATTACTGGTCAGGTGATCCATTATCCATATAAGATTGCCAGCGCACCACCCGATTGGGCAGTAGGCGAGAAAGCAACACTCGTTTATAAACTGGATGACCCTGAAAATCCAATGGTGCTTACCTATTTTGGCGCTTTTGGATGGGCCGTCAGTTTACTGGCAATTGCCACCGTACTACTCATTATTGGGGGAGGCTACTATCTCTTCGGCTATTTCGCAAGGCAATTTTTACTGTAACTATCTGCATAGCTCACTAGTTGACACCTCCTGCTCAACAGGAAGCACCACTTGCTAAACACTGGACGGCCACCGTTCAGGATTGCTTTTATTCGTATCGCTAAAGCTGTGAGGTCTCTTATCGAGATAAAGTAGCTTTTTGTAAGTTCAACCAACTACTACGATGTATGGAATCGGTAAGTATCCATCTCTTTGACGGGATCGACAAGAATTTCGCCAAGCTCCACAATCTGGATGATGGCCGAAAGGTCAACTATATGACCACCTACAAAAATCTCATCCCCTTTGGCATGCCCGCAGGTGATGTGGTTCGCTGGATCAAACAGCAGATTGGCGCCAATAAGATCCATATTCTGCGCATCGTGGCTCATGGCGACAGCGGAGCCTTCTTTCTAGGAAAGGTTTATAATGTGGACAACATTTACGAATGGTGGACGCTGCGCGGATGTTTTGATTCGGCAGCCCGCGTTGAATTGCATTCCTGTGCCATCGCCAGTGAAACCGCGCTTCATACCAATATGATCCAGCCCGGAACGACCATCAAGCGAGGCCGCTATTCAGGGAATACGGAGGGGAATGGCGTCAAATTCATGCGGTATCTGGCCTCGGCGGTGAATGCCAAAGTAATCGCTTCGATTGACGATCATGTGGTTGGTAGCAACAAATGGTCTCTGTATTCGACCGCGATGTCGAACACGGTGACGGTCTACCCAAATGGCACAATCGAAACCCAGGCCTTGAACCCTATGGTTGCCGATTAGCGATTCTGCTATAACCTAATATACCATTACTCAAAACGTATCCTTTTGATGCATAAAGTTGACTTTATTTAAACTGAGTTCTCAACTAAACACGCTAGCCGATGCAACGTCGTTTATTTCTTCAACTTCCACTAGGAATTCCTGTTCTTTCCCAATACGGTTTTCCACCCCTGGCACTGGTGAAGGGCTTCAAAGTGGAAGCTGGTAAAGACCGCTTTGGCAAAAGTCTTAATTATATCGGTGCCCGTTTTGATTTAAAAGTGTCAGGGAAAGACACCAATGGTGCCATCAGTGTTTTCGAGACCACTCGTTTTGAGAAAAAGGGGCCGATCCTCCATATGCACCCAAATTTAGATGAGTGGTTTTATGTCATGGACGGCGAATTTAAGTTTCAGTTGGGCGACGAAATTCTCTATTTAAAAGCTGGGGATTCCTTGTTTGGGCCTCGGGGCATTCCTCATGCTTTTGTCAAGATCAGTGAAGGCCCCGCCCGGCTGTTGTTGCATCATCAACCGGCGGGCCAGATGGAGGAACAGTTTTTAGAAGGGAGTCAAATGAAGAATCCTACGATTGAACAACGCGAAGCCAGTATGCGTAAATTTGGGATTATACCCGTCGGTCCCCCCTTATCACCGGACTGAGTAGAACGCTAATCACGTTCGGAAAACAAAAAAACTGTAAGTGGTTGCTACTGGGTCTTCTGTACCTAAGTCTGCGCCTGATTACTGTACTGCTTTTGACAGCACCAGATCGATACAATATCGGCTCGGCTATGGCTAACCCTTTCAGCACGACCAAATTATTCAGAGTGCTCTATCTTCAGGGGTAAGGCAATGATAACCCGGGTTCCCAGGGGCTCGTTCATTTCATTCTTTTTATCGATGACCCTTACCTGGGTTTGCTGGCCACTTCGCTGCCCAAGGAGGTGCAGACGATCTTCAGTTACCCGAAGCCCTACGCTCTTGTGGGACGAAACCGTCTTACTCTTCAGTTCACCTGCTCGCTGGCGGCCAACTCCATCATCGTCTACCACACATTCTAAATAACCAGCCTGAGACTGGATCGTAACAGTGATGATACCAGGGCCTTTTTTATGAGCGAGCCCGTGAAGAATAGCATTTTCGATATAAGGCTGGATGATCATCGGCGGAATCATTGTTTTATCCTGGGCCAGGTTCGGATCAACCGAGATTAAAAACATGAATTTGTAATTGAAACGAAGTTGCTCCAGCTCCAGATAAAGCTGCAACTGCTCCAGCTCATTCGCAACATTGACCCACTCCTGCCGGGAGTTATCGAGAATGAGCCGCATCAAGCGGGCAAATTTGACCAGGTATTTATCAGCGTTGTCGCTGTCATTTTGTAGGACAAACAGCCGGATAGCGTTCAATGAGTTATATAAAAAATGAGGATTCATCTGCGAGCGAAGGGCTTTCATTTCGGAAGCTGCCAGCTGCTCGCGAAACGCGCTTTTTTCCACCTCTTGCTGAACCAGATTTTTTTCCCGACGCTTGACACCCAGCACGACCAAGCCGATGACAACACTGAGGGCCATTGCCTGAAACCACCAGGTTTCCCAAAACGGTGGATGGATGTAGATGGGTAACCGTATAGGTGAACTCCAGGCACCATCTTTCTGTCGGGCTTTTACCTCAAAAAGATAGCGCCCGCCTTTCACGCCCGTATACGTAGCAAACGTCCGCGCCCCACTCAATACCCAATCCGGGTCATAACTTGTTAATCGATAGGCATATTCGATCAGACCTTCCTGCGGGCCCACCAGGGAGGAAAAGGTTAACGTGAAAAAATTTTCCTTATAACTCAATTCAATCGGTGGGGAATGGTTGTAAAGGGGTTTCGATTTTTCAAATATCGCAATACTGCTAACCAGTAGTTCTGGTTTTGTTTGCCGGGTTGTAAGCTGAGCCGGATCGATCAGGATCAGTTTATCCGCATTTGCGTACAAAATCATACCGTTCCGGAGTCGACACTGGGCATTCGAGAAAAAGTTATTTTCCCGCTGCCCGTAATCGATACGGGTATTGACAACCTGCTCATGAATCGGATCAAAGATCGTAAATCCTTCATACGTGCCCACCCAGAGCCTCCCCCGTTGATCAGCCAACAGCCGGTTGCAGACGTCCATGAGAAGCCCATCATTTTCCATCCAGGCTTTGAATTGATTTCGAGTGGGGTCGAACCGGATCAATCCTCCCCCTTCCGTGGCCATCCAGATATTGCCTTTTGGATCACCCCATAGGTCATTGATGGGTTGCTGTAGCACTCTGGGCTTTTGCTGAGGATTAGGTACATGTACGGTAAATCGGTCGGTTTCTGCCTGGTATTGATAGAGTCGTCCCATGTAGGTGCCAAACCAGACATTGCCCGCAGCATCTTCACCAACGGCTGTCACATTGGTAGTTTCTGATGACCCAGACAGGCTATCCAGATTATAGCATTTATAGCCTTTTGTCTGGGGGTTGTAGTGAACCAGGAATCGGGCCGATTGGTTGAACCAGATCGTTCGGCGTTTATCCTGAAAGCTCCATAAAGCCACGTTTTGAGGGTTCTTTTTGCCTGAAGGCAGTTCAATAAACGATCGATATTGGCGTGACTTGGGGTTAAAAACAAAAACACCTTTGGCCGAGCAAATCCATAGTTCGTCCTCAATAACGGTCAGATGAAAGGCCCCACCAATTTCAACCGGGAGGTCATTCGGGCTCGCTGTAGCTGGGTACTGAATGTAGGTTTGCTTGGCCTGGTTGTAGGCAATTAGTCCGTTCCAGTCCGTAGCAATCCATACAGTCTCCTTATTATCTTCTACCAGCGCCGTAATTCTAGCCTTCCCTTTTAATACAGGCAAATTATCCGATGGATTAAAAATGATAAAGCTGGATTCGGCTGGCCTGCAACTCGATAACCCATAAAGTCCCCCCAGGTAAAGGGTACCATCACGGGCCTGGATGGCATCCCAAAAAAAGTTGGAAGCGATACTGGCGGGATTGGAATCACTATGGGTTAATTCGATCCATTGTTGTTTACCAGATTGAAAATGATAGACTTTATTTTCCCAGGCACTTAGCCAGACATTGTTCTGCCGGTCAACGTAGATGGCCGAAAGTGCCGGTAAACGGGGAGCATTTGCTGCTGATTCTGGATTGTTAAGCCAGCCAATTGCCTTTGTATCGGGATTAAATGTGTTCACACGCCCTGCTTGATAATCGCCCACCAGGAGGTTCCCTTTCTGGTCAAACGCGAGTGGATAGGCTGGTCGATCCGTGAAGATCGGAGCATGATCGGGGTTATTCTGGTAATTCGTAAAGGTCTTGGTTTGAGTATCAAAACAATTGAGCCCGTTGCTCGAACCAATCCATAACTGCGTTCGTCGCGGATCTTCCACCAGGGCATTTCGATAAATCGCATTGGAACTCAAACTGGCCAAACTGGCCGGATTGTGTTTATAAGCTTTAAACTGCTTCCGATTGGGATCAAATTCGAATACACCACCCAGCGAAGTTGCCCAGATGGTACCATTCCGATCGCAAAGAATATTATTGACCGTATTATTTCGAAAGGTTTCGGCCGAATTAGGCTCCGGCAAATAATTCACAAAGGAGTTGGTTGCCTTCACGTAATGACTGACACCATTAACGGTTGCAATCCAGAGATCGCCCGACTTGTCCTCACAAATATCAATAATGGTATTATGGGCAATCGCATGAGGATTGTTCCGGTTGTATTTAAAGGAGACGAATCGCTGTCCATCAAATCGATTCAACCCATTAAATGTACCGACCCAGATATAGCCTTCCCGATCCTGATGAAGACAATTGATCAGGTTATAGGATAATCCATTTTTGGCAGTTAAATGCGTAAAGAAAAAATTATTGGGAGTGATTGCTTCCGGCTGATGCGGATTTTGCTGGCCTATCAGGATGAAGGGTAAATTGATAAAAATAAGCAGACCAAGGCAAAAAGTACGGTTACGATACATCAGGTAATTAATGAATGCCTCGTTTGATAAGGGATTAAAAATAGATTAAACATAGATACAAACAATCGATTCGACTATTCCTACTTCCTGTTGCTTCCGCCCCGGCCTCGACCAGGATAATGTTGTTCTGTTTTAGTAGAGTAATGTACACGTTAAACAGGTATTGGCTACTGGCCAGATGCTTAAGTTAAAATTCCATACCAAAGCAAAAGCACCGCAGTTCATACGGTGCTTTTGCTGGAAGTAATCTTGCGAAACCTTTATTCACTTCGCAGGCTCTTGACGGGGTTCATCAGGGCGGCTTTGATGCTATGAAAACTCACCGTAACTAGGGCAATTCCAATAGCTAGCAGGCCAGCCAAAGCAAATACCCACCATTCCAGGTCGATCTTGTAGGCAAAGCTTTGTAACCAGCGATTCATGGCATACCAGGCAAGGGGCGAGGCAATGGCAATGGCCAGCAAGACTAATTTGAGAAAGTCTTTTGACAGCAGGCCAACAATACTGCTAACTGATGCTCCGAGCACTTTGCGAACACCAATTTCTTTAGTGCGCTGCTCGGCAGTAAATGTCGCCAGGCCAAATAAGCCAAGGCAGGCAATCAATAAGGCAAGTAACGCTGATCCGTTTATGATATGGAGCAAGGCATTTTCTGCTTCGTATTGCTGCTGTATGTCAGCATCTAAAAAAGAAAATTCAAAGGGTATAGCCGGGATAAGTTTTTGCCACGTAGCTGCCAGACGATTCATCAATTCAGGCAGGGCATCCGTATGAATGTCCGCGACTACATAGTTGAGCTGCTTTGGCTTAGCAGTCAGTACCATTAGAGGTCGAAGAGGTTCTTTTAGTGACCGGTAGTGAAAATCTTTTATTACCCCGATTATCGTGTAGTCCTCCCGCAGGTTCTGATAATCTAGAAAGATACGTGACCCAACGGCCTTTTTGAGTGGAATTGTAAGCTTACGGAGCGTTGTTTCATTGACCAGCACCTGACGATTCGTATCAACCTGGGTCAGGTAGCGACCCGCCAGAAGCGGAATATGAAGCGTTGTTAAAAACGTTTCATCTATCCGATTAACCCAAACACCAGTACCCATTTTCGCTTTTTTTCCAGGCGGCTGGTAAAACATAGGCATATTTTCGCCAACCCAACGGCCGGGGTAGTTAGCTGCACTGCCAATTTGGGTTATGGCCAGCTTGGTTCGTAAGCTTGTAGTAAAGGCAAACCGCTGAGCTTGTGCTTCAGGTGTCGTAAATGTAAAAACGATTTTCTGTTGCTGGTCAAATCCTAAATTTCGAGTTTTGATAAAATTCAATTGCTGTGTAATAACAATAATAGCGATCAATAGCGTGATTGAACCAACGAACTGTGTAATGACCAAACCTTTCCGAAGGGAGATAGACGTATATCCGTTGCGTAGATTTCCTTTCAGGACGTTCACGGCCTGATATGCACTTAAATAAAACGCCGGATAGAAACTCGACAGCAAACCTGTGACTAGTATCAAGATCACCAAAATCACGGCAGTAGGACCTATATGGGTGAACATAACAGGCAATTCGGCTTGCAGTAAGCCATTTAAAATAGGTAGCAACAGCCATACGATTGGTATTGATAGTACCGCAGCCATAGTTACTAACAGCATTGATTCACCGATAAAACGCCCGGCTAAAGAGGAACGACTGGCTCCCATTACTTTCCGAACACCTACTTCCCTGGCACGTCCTGTTGAACGAGCTGTGTTCATGTTCATGAAATTAATGCAGGCCATGAATTGAATCAGTCCGGCAATCAGGAGCATGAGCCGGATAAATTGGGGATTGGCATTTTTTTCAAGTTCCGAATCCAGCTGAGAGTGTAAATGAATGTCGG
This window harbors:
- a CDS encoding ligand-binding sensor domain-containing protein; its protein translation is MYRNRTFCLGLLIFINLPFILIGQQNPHQPEAITPNNFFFTHLTAKNGLSYNLINCLHQDREGYIWVGTFNGLNRFDGQRFVSFKYNRNNPHAIAHNTIIDICEDKSGDLWIATVNGVSHYVKATNSFVNYLPEPNSAETFRNNTVNNILCDRNGTIWATSLGGVFEFDPNRKQFKAYKHNPASLASLSSNAIYRNALVEDPRRTQLWIGSSNGLNCFDTQTKTFTNYQNNPDHAPIFTDRPAYPLAFDQKGNLLVGDYQAGRVNTFNPDTKAIGWLNNPESAANAPRLPALSAIYVDRQNNVWLSAWENKVYHFQSGKQQWIELTHSDSNPASIASNFFWDAIQARDGTLYLGGLYGLSSCRPAESSFIIFNPSDNLPVLKGKARITALVEDNKETVWIATDWNGLIAYNQAKQTYIQYPATASPNDLPVEIGGAFHLTVIEDELWICSAKGVFVFNPKSRQYRSFIELPSGKKNPQNVALWSFQDKRRTIWFNQSARFLVHYNPQTKGYKCYNLDSLSGSSETTNVTAVGEDAAGNVWFGTYMGRLYQYQAETDRFTVHVPNPQQKPRVLQQPINDLWGDPKGNIWMATEGGGLIRFDPTRNQFKAWMENDGLLMDVCNRLLADQRGRLWVGTYEGFTIFDPIHEQVVNTRIDYGQRENNFFSNAQCRLRNGMILYANADKLILIDPAQLTTRQTKPELLVSSIAIFEKSKPLYNHSPPIELSYKENFFTLTFSSLVGPQEGLIEYAYRLTSYDPDWVLSGARTFATYTGVKGGRYLFEVKARQKDGAWSSPIRLPIYIHPPFWETWWFQAMALSVVIGLVVLGVKRREKNLVQQEVEKSAFREQLAASEMKALRSQMNPHFLYNSLNAIRLFVLQNDSDNADKYLVKFARLMRLILDNSRQEWVNVANELEQLQLYLELEQLRFNYKFMFLISVDPNLAQDKTMIPPMIIQPYIENAILHGLAHKKGPGIITVTIQSQAGYLECVVDDDGVGRQRAGELKSKTVSSHKSVGLRVTEDRLHLLGQRSGQQTQVRVIDKKNEMNEPLGTRVIIALPLKIEHSE
- a CDS encoding ABC transporter permease, which produces MATNREQTEPPRWADRLLEGFVSPYLLEDLQGDLQEIFYKRVAQVGISQARREYGWAVLHYLNPFFAKPHHRTGNPAPYPQFASLDPTMIRNYLKIAFRNLWQNKAFTFINLFGLTIGTSCSLYMLLFVYNQYGYDQQHAGAKQLYRVSTEVIEPGGDPFQLAPSSPPIAKALQDDFGEIMAVTRLFKDPGKERFLLKKGNEAFYETKGYYADSSFFQLFTYQFLEGSSQHALDEPYTVVLSAETAGKLFGSHPAINQSLLINNELYRVTGVYNETYGKSHIRAHFLMSFRAGGMVEFLRTSNQWVGQNLVYTYIRLNPKADPHQLEAKLPAFLLHHGQEQLAQVSIKKSLHLQPVTDIHLHSQLDSELEKNANPQFIRLMLLIAGLIQFMACINFMNMNTARSTGRAREVGVRKVMGASRSSLAGRFIGESMLLVTMAAVLSIPIVWLLLPILNGLLQAELPVMFTHIGPTAVILVILILVTGLLSSFYPAFYLSAYQAVNVLKGNLRNGYTSISLRKGLVITQFVGSITLLIAIIVITQQLNFIKTRNLGFDQQQKIVFTFTTPEAQAQRFAFTTSLRTKLAITQIGSAANYPGRWVGENMPMFYQPPGKKAKMGTGVWVNRIDETFLTTLHIPLLAGRYLTQVDTNRQVLVNETTLRKLTIPLKKAVGSRIFLDYQNLREDYTIIGVIKDFHYRSLKEPLRPLMVLTAKPKQLNYVVADIHTDALPELMNRLAATWQKLIPAIPFEFSFLDADIQQQYEAENALLHIINGSALLALLIACLGLFGLATFTAEQRTKEIGVRKVLGASVSSIVGLLSKDFLKLVLLAIAIASPLAWYAMNRWLQSFAYKIDLEWWVFALAGLLAIGIALVTVSFHSIKAALMNPVKSLRSE
- a CDS encoding cupin domain-containing protein, which codes for MQRRLFLQLPLGIPVLSQYGFPPLALVKGFKVEAGKDRFGKSLNYIGARFDLKVSGKDTNGAISVFETTRFEKKGPILHMHPNLDEWFYVMDGEFKFQLGDEILYLKAGDSLFGPRGIPHAFVKISEGPARLLLHHQPAGQMEEQFLEGSQMKNPTIEQREASMRKFGIIPVGPPLSPD